Below is a window of Desulfovibrionales bacterium DNA.
TATGTCTTCTCCCGCTGGCATCAAAGGGCGATATGCGCACCAGCCGGTGCACGCCTATTTCGGCCTTCAGGTAGCCGTAGGCATAGGGTCCGGCCACGGTAAACGTAATATTTTTCACCCCGGCCTCGTCGCCCGGCAGGATATCGATAACAGTAAGCCGGTAACCCTTGCTTTGGGTCCACATAGTGTACATCCGGAGGAGCATCTGGGTCCAGTCTTGCGCCTCAGTGCCTCCCGCCCCGGCATTAATGGACATTATGGCATTACTGCGGTCATGTTCGCCGCACAGCATCCGGTTAAACTCGGCCTGTTCTATAGCCCTTTCCAGGGATAAAAGTTTTTTTTCGGACTCCCGGGCGGTTTCTCTATCATCCTCTTCTATAGCCAGTTCCAGGAGAACCTCAGTCTCTTCCAGGTCTTCCGCGCTGGCACGCCACTCGCCGATCTCTGCCTGGATGGCGGCCCTTTCCTTGAGGATGGCGGCAGCCGTGGCCGAGTCCTCCCAGAAATTATTTTTGGCCATGATCTTATCCAGTTCCCGGAGCCGCTCTGTCTTATTGTCTAGATCAAAGATGACCTCGTAACTGGTCCAGTTTGGCCTTTAAGTCCGCGATCCTGCTTTTAAGTTCCATTGACATGATTAAACCTCCATCCTGTGTAGAAAATTACCATTATACCGAAAATAAAGCAAATGACAGGGAAAAATTCCCCCCATTGATTGTAAACCGTCTTTTCAGAGACAAGGACTATTTCCTCCCTCAAAAAGGCCGGTGTAAAGAGCGAAGTGGTCTGGGTGATTTCGCCGGTGGGCCGGACAAATAGGCTGATGCCGGTGTTGGCAGCCCTGGCCAGGCTGATGCGGTTCTCCACGGCC
It encodes the following:
- the prfB gene encoding peptide chain release factor 2 (programmed frameshift), which gives rise to MSMELKSRIADLKAKLDQLRGHLDLDNKTERLRELDKIMAKNNFWEDSATAAAILKERAAIQAEIGEWRASAEDLEETEVLLELAIEEDDRETARESEKKLLSLERAIEQAEFNRMLCGEHDRSNAIMSINAGAGGTEAQDWTQMLLRMYTMWTQSKGYRLTVIDILPGDEAGVKNITFTVAGPYAYGYLKAEIGVHRLVRISPFDASGRRHTSFASVSVLPELDETITVDINEADLRIDTYRASGAGGQHVNKTSSAVRITHIPTGIVVQCQNERSQHKNKATAMKILRARLYEREKAIQDKKKQDIHDEKKEIAWGNQIRSYILQPYRLIKDHRTNLEIGNVDAVLNGDLDPFISAFLLKGPQT